The genomic region GCTTTTATGGCCATATATATGTACCATTTAGATCCAGATTTTCCAAATACAATTATGGATTCTTGGATAAAAGACTATAATCAAGGTCCTGGAATACTCATTTTTATATTGGTTATTGAAGGGTTTTCTTCATCTGTTGTATTAACCCTAGCGTTTATGCAAAAATTCAAGCCAAGCTGGAATACAAAAAAAAGTGTTCAAAAGGCATAAAAACATTTGTTCTTTAATGATTTAGCAGTATATTTGCACCCGCTTAAATTCAATTTGAGTCAGGATTATATTAGTTAAATTATTAATTATTACGCTATGTACGCAATTGTAGAGATAGCAGGGCAGCAATTTAAAGTTGCGAAAGACCAAAAAGTTTTTGTGCATCGTTTAGCTTCTGAAGAAGGAGATAAAGTATCGTTTGATAACGTACTTTTAGTAGACAACGATGGCGAAGTTACTATTGGCGCCCCGGCTATAGACGGAGCCGCTGTTGAGGCGAAAGTCGTTAAGCACCTTAAGGGTGATAAAGTTATTGTTTTCAAAAAGAAAAGACGTAAAGGTTACCGTGTTAAAAACGGACACAGACAATCTTTAACTGAAATCGTTATTGAAGACATCGTAGCAACAGGAGCTACCAAAAAAGCTGCTCCTAAGAAAAAAGCTGCACCAAAGGCAAAGGAAGAAGCTAAGCCTGCAGCAAAGAAAGCTACCACAAAAAAATCAACTTCTAAAAAAGGAGACGATTTAAAGAAAATTGAAGGAATTGGACCTAAAGCGGCAGAAGCTTTAACAAACGCAGGCGTTGATACGTATGCTAAGTTGGCTAAAAAATCTGCTGATGAAGTAAGAGAAATCTTAACTGAGGCTAGTTCTACTTTAGCTCATTTAGATCCAGGAACATGGGCAGAGCAAGCAAAACTTGCTGCCGATGGTGAATGGGATGAGCTTCAGAAATGGCAGGACGAATTAAATGGTGGTAAGTAATCCATCTAGAGTTTTAAAATAAAGTATAATTTTCTTGAGTAACATCAAGAGCATAAAAACCGAAAGAAATGGCACACAAAAAAGGTGTTGGTAGTTCCAAGAACGGTAGAGAATCAGAATCGAAACGCTTAGGGGTTAAGATTTTTGGTGGTCAAGCTGCTACGGCTGGAAATATCATCGTAAGACAAAGAGGTACCTCTCACAACCCAGGTGAAAATGTATATATGGGGAAAGACCATACATTACATGCCAAGGTAGACGGTATCGTTAAGTTTCAAAAGAAAAGAGATAACAGATCTTATGTTTCTATAGAGCCTTTCCAGGCTTAAGGAGAGCTTAATTGCAAAATTATGGAACCCTTTCTAGTTTACTAGGAAGGGTTTTTTTGTTTTAGTATTTGTCTTAATATTTTGTTTAGAAAAGCAAGTTAGAAAAGGGCGGTTGAAATATTAAAGCTTTCATTACTTAAATGAAATAGGTTTTTATAAATCATTCTATATTGCCATTGCAATCAAATGAGCTGTGATTTGAGGTTTTGAAGTTTGTAAGATTTTAAATGCAAATTATATAAATAATTTATGCTAATTCGATTATTATTAATAAATTAGGGATAACTAATAATCAAAAAATACTTTAACATTATGAAAAAAGTTGTCATTTCAGGTGCCTTGGCACTTACCGTTTTATGTTCAAGTTGTCTAGGATCCTTCAGTGCGTTTAACGGATTGAAAGATTGGAACCAAGGTGTTACAGGGAATAAGTTTGTAAACAACTTAATTTTCTGGGGACTTAACATCATTCCGGTATACGGATTATTCTTTTTAGGGGATGCCATTATCTTTAACGTAATTGAATTTTGGACAGGGTCGAATCCAATAGCAATGAAAGAAGGGGAGAAGGAAACACAGATCGTTGAGAATAACGGAAACACCTACCAACTTACAGCAACGAAAAATAGAATGCAGATTGCGATTATCGACGGAGCTAAAAAAGGGGAAAAAGTAGATTTGGTTTATAAGCCAGATGCAAAATCATGGAGTGCCATTAAGCCTTCTGGAGAAGTTATTGAGCTTTCTTCGTTTAAAGATGGTTTCTACATTGTTAATTTGCCAGATGGAGAGCAAGTTAAAATAGATGCTGAAATGCCAAGGGAGGAAGCAGTTGCGTATTTAAGAGAGAGAGCTGCTTGCAACTATAGTGATGTAATGATGGCTTCTGCAGAATAAGCTGAAAATATAACTTTAGATAGTATTTAGAGGCGCCAACTGGCGCCTCTACTATTTTTATGCTTTTACAATAGGGGCATGTATACAATTCTCTGGGATTCCGAAGCCGTCAACCAATGTATTTACGTGAGGCCTCAATTCAGAGCACAAACGTTCCACCCGTTTTTTTATGGCTTTAGATTTATTGCTGCTTATGTAACCATGCTCTAAATACCAAGCTGCATCTTCTTCTATTTCACTGAGCGCAAAGAGGGTTGCAAGTTTTTTAAACAGAAATTTTGTTTTCTCATCGTTTACAGTTTCTATGAAATCGCTAAACGCATTATAAGATAATTCTTTACTATAAGCCTTTCCTAAGGCTACCAAATGTGTTTGTACCTTTAAAAATGCTAGATACGATGGAATTCCCTTTTTTACATATTTCTGAATTCTAGAGGCTGCAGAAAACGTTAACCGGCGTGTTCGATATTCTAAAGCTTCCTTGTGGAAATCAACATCAAACAAATGCTCTTTATCTGTTTTATTGGTAAAAACCGGATTTATAGTGGTCAACCTATCAGATAATTTTGTGCCTAGAAATTTTAGCACATCCATAAAATTATCACTATTAAACTCAGTTTTAAAATCGGTTAGAATTCCCTTTGCAGCTAATTGAATTAAAACAGTATTATCACCTTCAAATGTGGTAAAAATATCTACATCTCCTTTTATGTAAGGAATTTCGTTTTCCAGAAGATACCCTTTTCCGCCACAAGCTTCACGGCATTCTTGTATGGTGTTGTTAGAAAACCATGTAATCGTTGCTTTTAGGGCAGCTACTTGAGTTTCAATCTGTCTTCGTTCTTCTTCTTTGGAAACAGCGTAATCCTCGATCAATTTGTCCAATACGCTATGGTATACATAAGACTTTGCAATTGGCTTTATAAGCCTTAATTGGTGCGTCGGATAATCCATGATAATATCTTCCTGGATCTTTTTGTCACTATTAAACTGCCTTCTTTGTAGAGCGTATTTTACCGCAATCGTAAGTGCTTTTTTAGCACCGCTCAACGCTCCTTTTGCTACACAAATCCTGCCGCCAACTAAGGTGCCAAGCATGGTAAAGAATCGCTTGTTCGGGTTTTCGATTGGAGAGGTATATATTCCATCTTTATCTATATCACCATATTTATTCAAAAGATTTTCGCGCGGCACAGCTACGTTGGTGAACCATATTTTTCCATTATCTACCCCGTTTAGGCCTAATTTGTAGCCGTTGTCTTCAATTCTTACACCTTCTGTTAAATTGCCATTTTCGTCCCTAATTTTAACTAAAATAGCGTGTACACCTTCGTTTTTACCATCCACAATGAGCTGTGCAAATACCGTCGCCATACTAGAATGAAGCGCATTCCCAATATACTCCTTATTGTCGTTTTCTCCAGGGGTTTCAATGACGATAGAATCCGTTTCCTTTACATAGGTAGCTGTCGTCCGCACTCCCCGTACATTGGAGCCATGCCTGGTTTCCGTCATTGCAAAACAACCTAGCAGTTTGGCCTCGCCAGTTTCCTTTAAATATGCATCATGATGCTTTTTGGTCCCTAAATTTTGAATACTCCCTCCAAACAATCCAAATTGCACGCCAAATTTTATGGTAAGGCTTCCTCCAGCATACATTAAGTTTTCAAAAATACTTGAGTAGATAGGCATATTGTTTATTCCGCCGTAGGCTTCGCTAAAGGCCATTGCGCCGTAACCTTCTTTTCCTAAATGTTTAACTTGAGCTAAGACTTGTTCCCTAAAATCCCGTTTCTCCCTTAGAATTTCAAAATTAAAAATAGGGTCGTTTAGGCTTTTTCTGAATTTATCAATGTGTTCGGCACGATCCCCTTTTAAAATTGTGTCTATCTTTTCTGCGGAATAAAATTGTGCTCCTGTGGAAGCCTCTATTTTTACGTCAAAAAGGTGATGATAGTGGTTGGGCTGAATTCCCAAATTTATTTCGATATATTTTAAACTTTCATCTGGTTCTTCAATAGCTTCAATTCCATTTTTGAGGCGCATGCTAAAATACGTGAGCGGATACGGATCGCTTTCAATAAGTTTAACACCAGATTGATCTATCACGGTTTTCCAAGATCGTAAGGTATCATCAGAAGGGGATTTGTTTGGATTCACCCATTTTTTTAAGGTGGTTTTGTTTTCTTTGGAAAGCGCATCGTTTGCCACGGCTTTTTCAAAAACGGCTATTTCTGACGGCGAAATGAGTTCATCCGACCAGATTACATATAAAAATGGAATGTATTTTACTAATTCGGCGGTATACTGAGTATTCTTCATGTAAGGAAAATACAAATTTCTTTTTCAGCATAATAAATTTTAACCTATTTATAACTTGTAAAGAGTGACTTTAATTGGTATTTATTGTCTCAAATATCAGGAGTATATATATTTTTGAACAAACAAACAATCTTAAACTATATGAAGCCTTTTTTTTACCTATTGTTCTCATTATTTTTTATTGCCGGGTGTTCTAAAGACGATGATAAAGAGGTTAATACCTCTTCTTTAAAATTAATTGTTATAGATAAAGAGGGTAATTTTATTCCTAATGTAGAAATAAGAACAGAACCAATTACTAAAACAGCCTTAACCGATGATATGGGGGAGGTTTTTTTTAACAACATTGAGCCTGGAGATTATGTGGTTATAGCAAGTATCATAGAAGGGTTAGTGGAGTACAGAAAAGGTGTTACCATTAAAAGCGGCATTGAAAATGAAGTGGTTTTTATAATAGATTTAATAGATTCCAATCCACCAACCGGTCCGGGAGAAGCCGAAATTGAAGGGCTTATAAATGACATTTATCAACAACTGAAAGGGCGGTATGTTTTCGATGCTAGTGGATATGTAAGTTACTGGGGGGATGTGGGTACAGACTTAGTTTCATCAAATTTTTATTCTGAATTGGATCGTTATTCTTTCGATTCCGGTACCCCTATAATTAATTATGTTTGGGAGAGCCATTATAATTTAATTGCTGCTGGAATCAATAAGGTACTAATACATCTGAAAGATGTAGAGACGGACCTATCATCTATGCAGCTTAAGCAAAAAGCGGAACTTCAATTTTTAAGAGGACTGTTATACTTTAATATGGTAAGGTTGTATGGCAATCCTATTGTAGTAACTGAGGATGATTACGGGCAACCTGATACAAGTACGTATGCTCAGGGGATGCAGGAAGCTTACGATTTAATAATTTCCGATTTACAATTTGCAAAAAGCAATCTTCCGTCCATCTCAACCTCAAGCAGGGCGTCTACAGAGGCGGCAACAGCTTTATTGGGTAAAGTGTACTTGCAATCGGCTGGTTTCCCAATGTTAGTAAACGAAAACTATAACAAAGCGATTCAACAGTTTGAAGAAATTGAAGGAAAGTTTTCATTGGCTGAAGATTATGGTGCGCTTTTTAGCAGCGATTTGAGTGGTAATCCAGAAGTGATTTTTAAAATAGATTTTAACACTGAAAATTCTCAAGGGGGAAATTATGGTGTGCTTTGGGGGCCATTAGGCTATGCTCTTTATGATTTTTTTCAACCAACCCCGAAAGCTATTAATGGTTATTTTCAAGCGGCTAATATGGTTGAAACGCCTGTTTCTTTTCCAATTGAAACAGCGGATACACGTTTTTATCAGAACATTGCCACTTTTAAAGTTGAATCGGGACAAAAAACAAACCTAGAAGATATTACGGATTGGCGTCCTTACAAGTACAAAAAAGACATTGCTACACCGATTGAAGAAAATGGAGGGAGTTTTGATTTTATTATACTTAGATATGCTGATGTATTACTGATGAAAGCTGAGGCAATAAATGCCATTTCTGGACCAAATTCTGAAACCTATTCTTTGGTTAATGAGGTTAGGAAGAGAGCGTATTCAGATGAAATGTATCCGCTACCGCAAGGGTTAAGCAAGCAAGAATTTTTAGAAGTTATTATGGAGGAGAGAAGTAAAGAATTTTTTATGGAAGGACATAGAAAAGACGATCTCATCCGGAATCAAATGTTGGAAGAAGTATTGGATGATTACAACGCGCAAACTGGTAGGTCTAAAAAGATTTTTAAATCGTATAACTATATTTGGCCGATTCCAGCAAAGGAATTTACATTCAATCCATCTGTAAAGCAGAATCCAGGATATTAAATGATCGACACATAAGTCCGTTGCATGTTTTTAAATGTTCCTGATTAAATTTTCAAGTCATTGCTTTTATTTACTTTTGTAATCTATGAACGAATATTTAGATCCCACAGGCGAGCACTTTTCTCCGGAAGAGGTAGATATTGAAAAGGCTTTAAGGCCTTTAAGTTTCGACGATTTTGCTGGGCAGGATCAAGTACTGGAAAATTTAACGGTTTTTGTGCAGGCGGCAAACCTTCGCTCGGAAGCTTTGGATCATACTTTGTTTCATGGTCCTCCCGGTTTGGGTAAAACAACCTTAGCGCATATTTTGGCCAACGAGCTTGGCGTAGGGATTAAAGTTACCTCGGGTCCTGTGTTGGATAAGCCGGGGGATTTGGCCGGTTTGCTTACCAATTTGGAAGAGCGTGACGTACTTTTTATAGATGAAATTCATCGATTGAGTCCCATTGTCGAAGAATATTTGTATTCCGCCATGGAAGATTACAAGATTGATATTATGATAGAAAGTGGTCCCAACGCCAGGACGGTTCAAATCAATCTCAATCCGTTTACTTTAATTGGTGCAACCACGAGATCTGGACTGCTAACAGCCCCGATGCGTGCCCGATTTGGAATAAGTAGCCGACTCCAATATTATTCTACGGAACTATTGGCCGATATAGTTCAGCGGAGCGCACATATTTTAAAAGTGCCCATTAATATGGAAGCGGCCATTGAGATTGCTGGAAGAAGTAGGGGGACGCCGAGA from Galbibacter sp. BG1 harbors:
- the rpmA gene encoding 50S ribosomal protein L27, translating into MAHKKGVGSSKNGRESESKRLGVKIFGGQAATAGNIIVRQRGTSHNPGENVYMGKDHTLHAKVDGIVKFQKKRDNRSYVSIEPFQA
- the ruvB gene encoding Holliday junction branch migration DNA helicase RuvB codes for the protein MNEYLDPTGEHFSPEEVDIEKALRPLSFDDFAGQDQVLENLTVFVQAANLRSEALDHTLFHGPPGLGKTTLAHILANELGVGIKVTSGPVLDKPGDLAGLLTNLEERDVLFIDEIHRLSPIVEEYLYSAMEDYKIDIMIESGPNARTVQINLNPFTLIGATTRSGLLTAPMRARFGISSRLQYYSTELLADIVQRSAHILKVPINMEAAIEIAGRSRGTPRIANALLRRIRDFAQIKGNGKIDIEISKFGLKALNVDAFGLDEMDNKILTTIIDKFKGGPVGITTLATAVSESAETIEEVYEPFLIQQGFILRTPRGREVTELAYKHLGKIKGGIQGGLF
- a CDS encoding acyl-CoA dehydrogenase, which encodes MKNTQYTAELVKYIPFLYVIWSDELISPSEIAVFEKAVANDALSKENKTTLKKWVNPNKSPSDDTLRSWKTVIDQSGVKLIESDPYPLTYFSMRLKNGIEAIEEPDESLKYIEINLGIQPNHYHHLFDVKIEASTGAQFYSAEKIDTILKGDRAEHIDKFRKSLNDPIFNFEILREKRDFREQVLAQVKHLGKEGYGAMAFSEAYGGINNMPIYSSIFENLMYAGGSLTIKFGVQFGLFGGSIQNLGTKKHHDAYLKETGEAKLLGCFAMTETRHGSNVRGVRTTATYVKETDSIVIETPGENDNKEYIGNALHSSMATVFAQLIVDGKNEGVHAILVKIRDENGNLTEGVRIEDNGYKLGLNGVDNGKIWFTNVAVPRENLLNKYGDIDKDGIYTSPIENPNKRFFTMLGTLVGGRICVAKGALSGAKKALTIAVKYALQRRQFNSDKKIQEDIIMDYPTHQLRLIKPIAKSYVYHSVLDKLIEDYAVSKEEERRQIETQVAALKATITWFSNNTIQECREACGGKGYLLENEIPYIKGDVDIFTTFEGDNTVLIQLAAKGILTDFKTEFNSDNFMDVLKFLGTKLSDRLTTINPVFTNKTDKEHLFDVDFHKEALEYRTRRLTFSAASRIQKYVKKGIPSYLAFLKVQTHLVALGKAYSKELSYNAFSDFIETVNDEKTKFLFKKLATLFALSEIEEDAAWYLEHGYISSNKSKAIKKRVERLCSELRPHVNTLVDGFGIPENCIHAPIVKA
- the rplU gene encoding 50S ribosomal protein L21, translating into MYAIVEIAGQQFKVAKDQKVFVHRLASEEGDKVSFDNVLLVDNDGEVTIGAPAIDGAAVEAKVVKHLKGDKVIVFKKKRRKGYRVKNGHRQSLTEIVIEDIVATGATKKAAPKKKAAPKAKEEAKPAAKKATTKKSTSKKGDDLKKIEGIGPKAAEALTNAGVDTYAKLAKKSADEVREILTEASSTLAHLDPGTWAEQAKLAADGEWDELQKWQDELNGGK
- a CDS encoding DUF3332 domain-containing protein, encoding MKKVVISGALALTVLCSSCLGSFSAFNGLKDWNQGVTGNKFVNNLIFWGLNIIPVYGLFFLGDAIIFNVIEFWTGSNPIAMKEGEKETQIVENNGNTYQLTATKNRMQIAIIDGAKKGEKVDLVYKPDAKSWSAIKPSGEVIELSSFKDGFYIVNLPDGEQVKIDAEMPREEAVAYLRERAACNYSDVMMASAE
- a CDS encoding RagB/SusD family nutrient uptake outer membrane protein — translated: MKPFFYLLFSLFFIAGCSKDDDKEVNTSSLKLIVIDKEGNFIPNVEIRTEPITKTALTDDMGEVFFNNIEPGDYVVIASIIEGLVEYRKGVTIKSGIENEVVFIIDLIDSNPPTGPGEAEIEGLINDIYQQLKGRYVFDASGYVSYWGDVGTDLVSSNFYSELDRYSFDSGTPIINYVWESHYNLIAAGINKVLIHLKDVETDLSSMQLKQKAELQFLRGLLYFNMVRLYGNPIVVTEDDYGQPDTSTYAQGMQEAYDLIISDLQFAKSNLPSISTSSRASTEAATALLGKVYLQSAGFPMLVNENYNKAIQQFEEIEGKFSLAEDYGALFSSDLSGNPEVIFKIDFNTENSQGGNYGVLWGPLGYALYDFFQPTPKAINGYFQAANMVETPVSFPIETADTRFYQNIATFKVESGQKTNLEDITDWRPYKYKKDIATPIEENGGSFDFIILRYADVLLMKAEAINAISGPNSETYSLVNEVRKRAYSDEMYPLPQGLSKQEFLEVIMEERSKEFFMEGHRKDDLIRNQMLEEVLDDYNAQTGRSKKIFKSYNYIWPIPAKEFTFNPSVKQNPGY